A genomic stretch from Telopea speciosissima isolate NSW1024214 ecotype Mountain lineage chromosome 7, Tspe_v1, whole genome shotgun sequence includes:
- the LOC122669293 gene encoding protein DOG1-like 4, giving the protein MSVLPSTAEFMTSAVRNGTPVQENFHKFFECWLAEQNHYLQELLSASKDNNNPNRNEDPARADEEEEKVLRPLINRVVRHYEEYYKAKSIWVEHDVLRMLSPTWRSKLEDAFLWIGGWRPSIAFHLLYSKSGLQLENHLTELFRGLRTGDLADLSPSQLTRIDELQRKTIREEKEVTEKMAKHQETIADSSMVELSHVVTELMNDRDGERSSHGDAEREAERERVNSALKRKEQGLERIVEKANDLRLRTLEGVIEILRPMQAVHFLIAAAELHLRLHDWGLDKDTSNHRAGSGTNHHG; this is encoded by the coding sequence ATGTCTGTCCTCCCAAGCACTGCAGAATTTATGACTTCGGCCGTCCGTAACGGCACTCCCGTGCAGGAAAACTTCCACAAATTCTTCGAATGTTGGCTTGCGGAGCAGAATCATTACCTGCAAGAGCTTCTCTCTGCCTCCAAAGATAACAACAACCCGAACAGAAACGAAGACCCAGCAAGGgcagacgaagaagaagagaaggtctTGCGTCCTTTGATTAACCGAGTCGTTCGTCACTATGAAGAATATTACAAAGCCAAATCGATCTGGGTAGAGCATGATGTGCTTCGGATGTTATCTCCAACATGGAGGAGCAAGCTTGAAGACGCGTTCCTCTGGATCGGTGGGTGGAGACCCAGTATAGCTTTCCATCTCCTCTACTCCAAATCCGGGTTACAATTGGAGAATCATCTAACTGAGTTGTTTCGTGGGCTTAGAACGGGAGATTTAGCGGACCTTTCGCCGAGTCAACTTACCCGTATCGACGAGTTGCAGAGGAAGACtatcagagaagagaaggaagtaACGGAAAAGATGGCGAAGCATCAGGAGACCATAGCGGATTCCTCGATGGTTGAGTTGTCTCACGTTGTGACTGAGTTGATGAATGACAGGGATGGTGAGAGGAGTTCCCACGGAGATGCGGAGAGGGAAGCCGAGAGAGAACGAGTGAACTCGGCACTAAAGCGAAAAGAGCAAGGGCTGGAGAGGATAGTGGAGAAGGCAAATGATCTACGGCTGAGGACGCTGGAAGGTGTAATCGAGATCCTACGGCCAATGCAAGCCGTACATTTCTTGATTGCTGCTGCTGAGCTGCACCTTAGGCTGCATGACTGGGGGCTGGATAAAGACACCAGTAACCACCGGGCTGGCAGTGGAACCAACCACCATGGCTGA